Proteins from one Acidobacteriota bacterium genomic window:
- the thiS gene encoding sulfur carrier protein ThiS: MNITVNGKDVTLDGGDLSVREFLAAMKFRFPMIVVKVNGQVVRKDAWDSARIHDGDRVEAIHLMGGG, from the coding sequence ATGAACATCACCGTGAACGGCAAGGACGTCACCCTGGACGGCGGGGACCTCAGCGTGCGCGAGTTCCTCGCGGCCATGAAATTCCGGTTCCCCATGATCGTGGTGAAGGTCAACGGGCAGGTCGTCCGCAAGGACGCGTGGGACTCCGCGCGGATCCACGACGGCGACCGGGTGGAGGCCATCCACCTGATGGGGGGCGGGTGA